gaattaaaaataaattattctttttttccaatcttgtcactcaaactattctttttcggAGGAGGTAACAACAAACTATTGTTTTATAAAATCTTCCCACAATCTACGAACAATCTCTTTCCGGCAAGCTTTCATTTCTAGATCAGATGACTGAGAAGAAGAAGCAATATTGTTACTCTGAGTTGATTTTTCATCAACGATCATATCACCACTTTTATATTCGGTAAATATTTCATCAGTGCtttgattttcatgtaaaaaattaTGTCATCTGGTACAAGAAACTACTATTTTCACCTGCATGTGTAAGTCATATTTGTGCATGCCTTGTCGTAATAATCTGAATCTACTTTTCCATGCACCAAATGTTCTTTCAATTACATTACGCAAAGAGGCATGTCTATAGTTAAATAGCTATTTTCCATTCTTAGGCTCTGTTTCACTTCTCCTGTAGTCTTGCAAATGATATCGCATTCCTTTAATAGAAATATAGTTATTGGCTTATTGAAAGAAGTTTCATTAAAGAGGGCCGGTGAATATTTTTATAGATAACTTTTATTTAATAGGGATTAATGGTATTGTTTGATCATATTAATGAagtaagttggtagataaatatttagttggaataaataaatgattggtgcttttataaaatataaaattttggggttatttttaaatatttaaaactttccAAGTTCCAGTTTTTTTTAGAACTTGGGAAATTTGCCAAGTAATGGCAAATTGTATGGACAATCacaagttttcaaatatttttcaagtttttcccaAAAACTACTTAGTGTCAAACGCTCacttagtgagtcctcatgtttcgaggacaAGCCCGttatgacttttattcatgttcagactatatatctttctttatgttttggtgagctaggaatttgtcctaagccccatctaaaagtagtagaggcatgtctagACTGTTATGAGTATGTAGCCCTATTATTCGGAgattatgttttgaattttttcaaTCGAGATTTTATCTTGAGACTTACTTTCCGCATTATGATGTCATTTCAGTAtatcttatttaccttatgaatgctatatatgctaagaggctttgtTGGGATCGTTCGGAATTCTAATCGCTGTGTTACATTTAGGACCTAGCCTGGATGGTGACACAAAATTGGGGGAGCATATGTTTATGCAAAATAACTCTACTTGTAacaaaaaaaaacgtgaaatgATGATCATTACCCTCGTAAAGCACGTGAAATGACGTGATTTCCCTCGTGACAAAGCAAACATATTAACAGAGAGATGCTTACCTCCCTCTTATAGAATAAGATAGAAAAACTCTAAACACTACCCAAAGTCTATCAATTTCCCAATCCAAAGATCTTCAAAATGCCTAATGATATCACCCTTAATATTCTTGTAAAACTTCTGGTCAAATTCCttttataattcaaatatgtTTGCAAATCATGACATTCTTTAATAAAAGATTCCTGATGTACTGGCATTCAAGGAGACATTTGATGCTTTTAGCTATAAATAAGTGTGAGTTCTTAAGTAATGATGAATGattttcctattatgtttgAAAGGAAATCAGTCAATTAGAGAAAACAAGTAGAATGAAGCTAAGTGTTGTCAAAGGAGAACTCTGACGGATCGTCAAACCTCCGATGAGTCATTTGCCTCAGCGTCATACATGCAGGGTTACAATTACTCTCTGAATAGCATACGACGGCCTCAACGACGGACCGTCCCACCTGTTATGGACCATCAGGTGAAGCATCAGAAGAGTATGAAACTTAcatctttcttcttttaactTTCAAAATTTCTGGAACTATAAATAGTATTTTTCTAGGGTTTATTTGATCATCTTATTTTTAAAGAAGAACACAATACTGCTTGAACGAGAGTCTACATTGATTAAAGGACTCAAAATAGAGAAGAATTACTTAATCTTGAAACAGCTTTAACCCAGCTGTGATGCACTttaatgaatacaattagaAGGACCCCTGCATATTTTTTGGAGTAATCATTGTTAAGAAATTCATTTGCATTTAACAAACTTTCAAGCAAGAAATGCAGAGTGAAATGCCTTCCTagtcttaaaatatttatcgtatttatttttttttaaaatcaaaatatttagagataagtattaaaaatatgtctaaactattctattttttttgagtttcatacttattgaaagtgtgagtttcataacTAACGTCCTAAACTATCACAgattaatttgagaaacacacctcagtGGTGTGTAATACAatctctcttttatttgaaaaaaacttGTCACATAGCAttccacatggataaaatatttcacttaacaaaaataacaaaatattaatattaattaaaaattaaagtattatCATCCCAAaagaaaattacttttttaaaaataaaatttaaaatatttttctcaccccACTTCACCACCCCCTCCCCCATAAACCCTcacccttttctttttaaaatttcatttatataacattttttaaaaaaatcatacttcACCTCCTCCCCCAAACCACCCACtctttcccaaaaaaaaaattaatattgttttcattttaaaataaataaataaattctccCCCCTCCTCATTTAACTATTCgctcatttattttattttatttatatttttctcattttatattaaatgtgtacatatatttttagaaaaatattttttctactagAGTATcgaatataacagaaataaaatttatttttaaaaaagtcttgcggcaagtaaaacatatttttctaaaatcatatgtatatatcgaatccaaaatgagaaaagaaattaaaagttATTAGGTGGGGTAAGGTAgaattttagttttttaaaaaataaaataatatctacaattattatttgaagCGGGTGGGGGAGGGGGGCGTTgaataagaaattttaaaaaaattataaatgaaaattttaaaaaaaaaactaaaaaaattgtgtgtgtgtgtgtggcgGGGGGATACGGTGAGAGGAAGTGGTAGAGtggggtaagaaaaatattttacattttattttataaaaaatattattttttgggagatagtaatactttaatatttaattttaaccaatactaataatttatttatttttgtcaaGATAGCATATTTTTTCCATGTGGACTAtgatgtgataatttttttaaaataaaagatatagtGTAGTACGCACACCATGAAAAGAGAGTAATAAAAGAGAGaaatgtgtttctcaaactaataagtgataatttAAGTATGAAAATCACACTctcaataatttagatatgaacCTCAAAAAAAAGAGGAtaatttaggtgtgtttttgacaattatctcaaatatttatcattttagaagatcaagacaaattaattattattattttattttattcttaattgtaaTTATTCTTGATAACTACAAATACCTCAATTATGacatataaataaagtaaatattcaataaaggaaaattatatctttaaatcataaataaaaataaaatagtggaATACTCCTTCTGATTAAGATTTTCATATGAAGCGTGTAAATGAAAGACATGACTAGTATTTTGagagtaaattttatttttgtgagtGGGGGAGAAGAAAAAACAAggcaaaatatagaaaaaaggtCAAGGAAAAGCCATGTTAAacaaaataattacatattaagGAAGTGCAACAAATGTAAAAAGAATTGTTCTCATTCACTAAAAACCCATAGtgctttaattttttgtttcCAAAGCACCCTAATGAAttccttctttcctttttttttttttcctaaagcAATGAGCCAATATAGCCTACCAAATCCTATTTTCTAACTCAGAGATTCTTAATCCTTTGGTCTTCTCTCATTCTCTCTTTTCTTGTTCCCTAAAAGACCTTTATAAATCCTTTTCTTAAACTTAACCCCTCCCCCACCACTTTTTTTCCCATGGTGTTTTTTCTATTCTTGaccttttttttctcccttttatgGAGGGATTGGAATTGAACAAACAAGTGATGATACCATTCAAATTTATTGATGGACAAATTAATGACAACCATAAATGTCATTCATGCTCTTTGGCAAATTCCTCATTTTTTGAGTTGTTGTTGGGCATCCTTAATCATCTGTGCCACATCCTCATTTTCTGGTGTCTCCTTTATCAATGCTTCACATTCTTGTATGCATGCTTCCCATTTTCCCATCTAGTATATCACCATAAAATAATGCACATCAAAatcttcaattattttaatGTAAGGGGAGAAATATGGGAACTACTATGGACATGTCATATCATGAttgtttaattaataaaaaagaaaattctaacGGCACCTTTATAAAAAGGTTGTTTgttcaaatatattttagttGTCATAATGAAATTTTGTTACAGagcatataatataatatgaaagaGCGATTCCATAAAAAACGTGATTATTAGTGTGAAATGTTGTTATAGATGATGACTGTTAAAACTAATGTGAAAgcataaagaaaattaaaaatcaccTTAAAGTAACAATCCGCCTTCCTCAACCTAGCTTTGTTGAAAGATGGTCGAACATTTAGGGCAGTATTGCAATCTTCTAGTGCTTTCTCAAATTGGCCAAGTTTTGACCGGCAAGCTGCTCTGTTGCACAATAGGACTGAGTTGTGTGGGTCATGGTCTAGTCCTTCACCATAAGCAACACTAGCATCTCCATATTTTCCACCTTTAAACAACTCATTGCCCTTTGATCTAGCACTAGCTACTGCCCTTGTCCTCCTAGCTATCATGTTCACTTCCTTGTTGTTCCCATCTAGCTGGGATGCTCGTTGAGCCGCTGCTAAGGCATCGTCAATCCTATCGTGTAACAATCACAATAAGTCGTTTGAAAACTAATGTGTTTAGTATTTGAATTGATTATGTCTTATAGAACCGAACGTATTTACATCATTCATATAACCAAATTcaataaatttgaaattgagacataattgattgattgagtcggttattttgtattttatgtaAGACGGTTGATTTTGTCATGTAAAGTCTATAGGTCAATAAGAGTTTAAAATATTGGCAAGCATGAATATTGATTAACATATGTCAAATTGAACCTAACGACCAAATACATACTCAAGTACTCTTCTTTTGGTTTCTCTTTTGAGTTGTTAGCTAAATCAAACAATGTATTTGTTAACAACAATCCAATACTAATTATGTAGTAAGTTTCTGTCCTAATCTTGGTTATTAGCATCTTTAGGACCACAAATATGACCTAGATTGAAtacatttttgtcatttttcctAAAACATGACTATTAACTAACCTGCCAGCAGGCATGTCAACTTGCGCTTGAATGACTAGTAAACCTGCATAGCCAATAGGGCCAAAGAACTTTATACATTCGTCGATATCAAAATTTGGACCATTCTTCAGAGTTTGATCTGCTTCATGGTATCTATGGAGCTTCACCAACGCCTCGGCTTTCAAAGCAAAtatctttttttgttttccatCAAGAACAAAAAATTAGTTCATGACAGCATACTATACCTTATAAAAAACTTTGTTGTGGTTTAATGAGTAAAATAGTTAACCTGTGGTGCAGAATCTGCACCAGCCGATATGGCGAGTGCAGATTCTTTAAGAAGGGTGTTCCAATCTCTTTGCCTCTTGGCGTCAGCACATTTGTTAAGatgaatttgaatattttttgactTTGTGACAACATCAGGATCAGCTTCAGATGCTGCTTGTTTGTAATGGTACATAGCCTTCTCTGTATCTCCTAATCTAAACAcagaaataatataaaaaagatGATGAAATTCGTTAGCCCAAAGAAAAAAGTGTGTACATTTACCTGACACATAGGGTGGCCAAACGATTATGAGCTCTTTGATAATGAGGATCAATTGTTATAGCTTCTTTGCACTCAAAAACAGCTTCAAGGAGCCTTCCTAAAGCGGTTAAAGCAGCGGATTTGTTGCTTCGATAAGAAGCCTTACTGGGATCAATTGAAATTGCAGCATCATACAAAGCCAAAGCTTCAGCAAATCTCCCATTCTTGTAATCCTCATTTCCAAGAATCTTTAATTGCTCAGGGTCCATTCTTGTGGACAGAGCACGGCAAAGGGAAACAGAGCCCCCTGTTTTCCCCTGCTCGTGATCACCCTTTTTCTTTACCACATTACCCATAACACTTGTCGGATATTTCCCATTCTGAgatagtggtggtggtggtggttctTCTTTAGCCGTTCTTGGTAAATAATCAAGAACATGATTAGCTGTTGAAGTTGTTGTAGGACCAGTACCATTGCCCCCACCTTGCTGTCTAATATTACCCAAATTACCAAACAGCATCACGTTGCTAGACGATGCACGGACTAATGTATTAGCACCCTTTGATCTTTGATGATCTTGGATCATGTTTTCAAGCTCCCCTGATAATCCTGTTGAGGGTGGAGCTACTTTTCTTCCTTGATTATTATACCCTTGACCATTACTTTTCTGCTGATTATGAACAGGTGCAGCACCTTGCAAATTACCCTTATTCGCAGCTGTCTTGGATTGGTTTGGATTAGGCCTTGGTATGATCCTGTCAGCTTGTTTCTCAGATTGATCTAAAAATGACTCGTTGGATCCATTACGAttctttttagaattttgagtgCTTGAAGATCGCGTTAAATTGCTAACATTGTTGGAATTTTGTGTAGGAAGTGAACCTGTGGATGTTGACCTTTTTGTCCACACATTTCTCCTTCCAAAAACAGCATTCAACAGGCCACAACCTGTTTTCTTTTCATCAGAAGCATCTCCCATAATTGGACAATTGAGATATTTGGTGATCAACAAATGTGGcacaacatcaaaatcaaattataCTCTTATGTAAGAAACAAGACTTGTAGGCCAAGTTAAAAAATACATAACTCACCAACAAAATAAAGGACCCATatgtaccaaaaaaaaaaaaagagaagaagagagagagatgtTACATTTAGTAATATTGGTTGTGTGAAAAATGGTTAGTGCCCCCCAGGAGGAGAGTACATAATTCTCATAATCTCTATATGATCTCCTGGAGTGCTTGcccttaaaaaataagaaaaaatttatgtttctctctctctctttctggtTGTAGAAAAGATGGAAATGGAATGATTGCATGAAAGGGAGAAAAATGATaagagggagaaaaaaaagaagaaataattagcttttgaGGGGAAGGGGGGTAAAAGACACAAAAATAATACTAGTAATGATGAATGTATgcaaaggtttttttttttttttttttttttacttttttctgcTTTTTTgtttggttaaaaaaataattattaattttttttttgtttttgtgttGGTTTGGTGTTTGTGGTGTAAAGGGGGAGTCCAAAAGACCCGGTCATGGAACAAAGGAGGATCTCAAGATATTTAGAGGGAAAAAAACAATTTAGTGTTGGGAGAATCTTttgtttcattattttattttcttttgttttttcaacAAAGTCAAATTAGGGAGAGGAGTTCACGTAGTAGACTTTGCGCAGCTCACGTATGGCTGCCAGCTGCTTTATAATTCAAAAGGATACCTACTTTATTTTTACCTAGTCTTGCATTGTCCAAGTAAGGAAAAGAAAGGTTTATTACATAACTTCGTGTTATGCGGTTAATAACTACCTAATAGAAGtttgtttttattaaaatatgaatCAAAATTGTAATAAAAACACTTTATTATGTGTTTTATAATGTTCAATCGAAATAAATCGTAATTTGagtatttaaatatattttaataacaaGTTTAAGGAACTATCAATTtattaaatcaaaaaaataaaatagtaattatCACCGTTTCGGACAACCTCCCTCCATGAACTTCTCTGTGTCTTCCTTAATTTAAATGTCTTTGGGTGGACTTTTAAACCTTGAAGTAATAATCCCAATGCTTGCACTCTTTGAGAATAGATCAATCTAATTTTTAGTGTAAAGTTCCACCACTAGTTTCTAATTTTTAAGATGGAAACTTAATATACTAAAACactacatgattttttttaattaaatcacaACTTTACGCAtttgaaaatagtttttaaaaGAGGTCAAACACACCCTCTAGTTTTATATCAAGTGAATTGCTTGAACTTTTTTTACagttcaaaataagtgaattattcaaaattgaaagaaaattgttgatttttttttgttgcataTTTACCTTTATTTAATGAGATTTTAATTACTTTACATTTTCTAGGAGACTAGTTTGGAaataattcacttaatatggacgAGTATAGAATTATCAACTCTCAATGGAGCATATTCAAGGAATTCTGTGGAAAAAATAGGATAGAAACTCAAAATTCAACTGAAATGGTCTGCATGTTTTTTAACATTGCCTGAATTTCATTTTCTTGTTTCCACTTCCATTGTACTAATCCCAAGACGAAAGTTAGCTATTTTGTCAACATTCAGGTTGAAATTCATGCTCCCAAAGCATTCAAGAAGTTACCCTTCTGCAACATCAAAGTCCTCTTCAGTTAATGTTTTCAAACTTGACTCTGTCAGATCTCAATTAATTATAGAAGGAAACTTTTGCTAGGCAACCAAACAGCAACCTACTTTATTGTATTACCCATCGACTAGGTCCAAATTCATtaagcaaagaaaagaaaagaggtgGCAATAAGTATCAGAAGCAATTTGCTTTATCTGAAGATATTGCTAGTTTTTTCCAGCCTCTGACCATCTTAGCATCAGAGAAATTTCTGTTCAGTACTTTTTCCCAACTACTAAGTTGTTGAGAGATGACGAACCCACCTCCTCATCGAACTCAGCTGCTGAAAAGGTCCTTAAATCTCCACGACAATAGGCAAAAATTGAACGTCTGCATGTAAATGTCAAATGTAAGAATGTAGAAAGGTTTCATACAAGCATGAGCACCTATTAAGGGACATGTAAATGTCAATTCATACAAGATGCAACTATTATGGGACATGTAATTGTCAATTCATACAAGATGCAACTATTATGGGACATGTAAATGTCAATTGTAAGAATGTAACCTTAACCACTCACAATAGTAAGCAAGTTTATGATGACCCCTTCGGAAATCAAGTACAATACATAATAAAATTTCAGTCAAAAATCAATATTGCTAGAGGGGAAGATTAGTTTACTTCACCAGGAAGAACAATTTCACATAATGAGGGTCCGAACAGAAAAATCACAAAGAAGCAGATCTCAGGATattaaaaaaagggcagcccggtgcacttaagctcccgctatgcgcagggtccggggaagggcccgaccacaagggtcaattgtacgcagccttaccttgcatttctgccagaggctgtttccaaggcttgaatctCAGGATATTGTATCTCCAAATTAATGGCCAAGCATAAATCATTCGaccattaaattaaaaaaaaaaaaacataatcattCAATCAACTTTTCCATGAAAAGCTTTGTGCTCTATGAGAGCTTATATTGTTGGTCTCAAACATGAATAAAAGAGGAGACTTACCGTAGGCTCATCGATAATGTAGTCAAGTTGCCATAAATCCTCATAACAAATGAATATGTCGGGACATACTCTCCTAGACATATGttaacatcaacttttgagtaTTTGAACATAGCAGCTATAAATAGAGCCAAATGAATTACAGGATTCATATAATGGATCCACCTCGCATTCAATAAAACTGGGATAGATCATGAGAAACCAGAGCTAAAATTCTAGTATAGGTAAGAAAGCTAAGTAATTTCATTCTCATCTTCTAAACCTCTGTGAAAAGAATAGCTGCTACTTGTAATAGTGAAAAGTAGCATCTTATATCATGTAGCAGAAGTTCCCAGGTACTGAAGGTAGGATTTTCACTCATCTCTATAACTCTTAAGACAGAACTAATGTTTTACAACAAGCTCCATGAATGTGTACACTTGACATAATAGTTAAGAAAAGTATCAGCTTAGTGCAAATCAACCTGGTAATGTTCTCCGGCTATAAGTCGCAAGCTATTTTTACACACAGGCGTACCGTACCTGATATTGCTCATACACTAAGGGGTGGTTTAGTTGGATTCATAAAAAAGATCTAATCTCCCCATAAAATCCCACATAATAAATACAATGTTCTTCTATGATAGCAAAAGAACTAAGGATGTGGCTCCTTTCCAATACTTGACTGCTTTTATTAAGTAACTCTGCATCAAACTCGTAATCAATCTGCAGCTGACATTCATTCTGCAGGCAacactttttcttttcttttcttttcatttgatATGCTAAACCCCAAGGACGGACTCCACTCAACTTAGAAGCCAACCGTTGTTCTCGACTTCTTTCCCTACTTGCTCCCTTGGTGATTGGGACCCCCCAACGTCAAGGTTGGAGGCGGACTGTCCTTTCCACTATTTATTCCaggaaaatgaaagaaaaacatattcTACATACTAAAAGCTATCTGCTATAGCAATTTGATTAAGTAATGACAGATTTTCTGCAGCCATCATATTTGGGACAATAGAACATTTTGGTGACATTTTTCATGTGTTGTtacaaatataaaatagaaCTAAAACTCATGGATCAACCTTTTTCCCTAACTTCTTTACAGTAAAATGTAATATTAGACTTGGGATTAAAACAAGACAATAAAGAAACTGACAACATCATTATTGGGAGagaaaagaattttttaaaaaggccCATTCCCATGTCTGTCGTATGGGTTTTATAATAGTAGAAGTAGTCTATAACCAATACGTGACTTAGTGGAGCCTTTTTAGAATAATCTCTCATGAATTTATTGGTGTTGCGTGTTTTTCTTTGCAGGAACAACTTTTGATAGAATCTACAATCTTTTCCCTTTGTGTTTTCATTATTGACAAAAATTTAGCAGGATTTCTGTCCCTATTTCACTGTCTTCATGTTTCATAATATAAAGTTTTTAGGGTCTTATGCAGATAAGTGAAATCCTGTTCTTTTTTTATACAAAGGTGGGGTCTGTGCCAGCTTGCACACACCTCGACTATTCCACCAGGTACAGATAGCCATGAATTGGCCGAAAGGATGATGATACAACATTTAACAAAGAATGGAGAAGACCTGGACATGAAAATGGAAAAACAAGGTTACTGGCACGTATATTTATTTTCTGTAATGAAGTTATACATttagaacaaaaaaaatgaactatAACACTTAGAAACCATTGAATAAAACATGATGATGAAGATATCTAAGGGTAATATAAGAACCTAACCTAAGTATGATGTACTTACTTTGAATCCACTCCGAGTATTGCTATGTCTCAGCTTTCTTTAGCTCCTTAACTATTGCATCAGCCAGTTCCTCCCCACTGTATTCCACACCAAAGCATCTAACTACTTGCATTTTTGGATTCACCAAATACCTATTACATCAATAATCATGTCTGACTCTGTCAAATTGCTCTAACGCAGGTAAAAGAAACTGAGAGTTTATTCTTCCATGGTTGTAAGGAGAGTGCTTCTTATTTGACAATATATAGGACTTGAGGCTTACATATTGTGAGAAGATTCTACCAGATAATCATCTCCTTCTTCATCAACCTTCTTAAAGTAAACTCGGTATTCCTGTGTCATCTGTCTAACAGCAGCAACTGGTCCAGTTAATCCCATTATTCTTGGGTCAAACTCTGTGTTTCATGCAAATAAAATCAGCAAAGCTGAAGTGTAGGAAATAAACATCAAATGAAAGGAGACAACAATAGGATTGAACTCTTTTCTCTTCAAGCCCACGCCCCTGGTTGGGATCTCTTTCCACAATTCTTTCAACAACACATCCATTCCAGAGCCTAGGAGAGAGAGATCAGAGAAGCTAGATCCAGACCTTTAAGATAAGCTCGAAGTTGCGAAGGTTTATCACGTTGAGGATCAATTGTGACAAATATTGGGAGAATCTTATGACGATCCTGTTTTGACCCTTGTTTACGTTAAGCAGAAAGGAGCACAaagcaaaaagaaaataataacatcAGTAACATAAGTCagtaaataagaaaaatatcatATCCATTCAAAGAACCCCAGTTGAACCTAGAAT
This Solanum dulcamara chromosome 1, daSolDulc1.2, whole genome shotgun sequence DNA region includes the following protein-coding sequences:
- the LOC129902585 gene encoding inactive TPR repeat-containing thioredoxin TTL3, with amino-acid sequence MGDASDEKKTGCGLLNAVFGRRNVWTKRSTSTGSLPTQNSNNVSNLTRSSSTQNSKKNRNGSNESFLDQSEKQADRIIPRPNPNQSKTAANKGNLQGAAPVHNQQKSNGQGYNNQGRKVAPPSTGLSGELENMIQDHQRSKGANTLVRASSSNVMLFGNLGNIRQQGGGNGTGPTTTSTANHVLDYLPRTAKEEPPPPPLSQNGKYPTSVMGNVVKKKGDHEQGKTGGSVSLCRALSTRMDPEQLKILGNEDYKNGRFAEALALYDAAISIDPSKASYRSNKSAALTALGRLLEAVFECKEAITIDPHYQRAHNRLATLCVRLGDTEKAMYHYKQAASEADPDVVTKSKNIQIHLNKCADAKRQRDWNTLLKESALAISAGADSAPQIFALKAEALVKLHRYHEADQTLKNGPNFDIDECIKFFGPIGYAGLLVIQAQVDMPAGRIDDALAAAQRASQLDGNNKEVNMIARRTRAVASARSKGNELFKGGKYGDASVAYGEGLDHDPHNSVLLCNRAACRSKLGQFEKALEDCNTALNVRPSFNKARLRKADCYFKMGKWEACIQECEALIKETPENEDVAQMIKDAQQQLKK